The genomic stretch ACACTGAGAATTTGAATAATTGTATTGATGATCAGGTGCAGATATCTAAATCAAAGAATATCATAGGTTCGGGCGGTTGGCGGGTGGATGATTTATTTGTAACAGTGAATTTGGGTGATGTTAGACCTGATCCGCACATCTCTAGTGCACAAGCCCTATAGAGTCCCCTTTAAAGTTCAGCTACAAGACATTTTCTTTGTTCAGTTTGCACACCGAACATGGATTGAAGCTCTTAATTTTGAATACTCAAAGTGCActagattaattaatttatttttaaaacgtacaaaattttcttctggGGGACCATGCACCCAGACCCCTCTATAGGGACAGAGGTACACCTACCACAGTCTTACAAAGTCCCACGGGAAACACTGTATATATGATAGTGttcttaaataaaaatctaattatCTTAATATTAATACCTGATGGTGTGCTGAGTCTCAGATTCTATCACTCGGAACCAGTTATTGACATCTGCGCATGTCTGATGGTTTCCGGACCATGGAAACAACAGGGGCTGGAAACCGAGTACACATTGGAACGGTGTTAATCCAGTGGTCTGGGAGTTCGGCGCATACTCGGCCCAGGCAAGGAACCAGCTCCAGGAGTTCTGGTGGCCTTGGGAGCATTGATAAGCTGCTCATCTAAGGTCAGTTGGATGGGGCCGACAATGAGACTAGAGGGAACGATTGACTCAGGAGACTCTGGAACTTCGTCAACAATCGAAACAGGGTGTCAGCATTTGTGTTTTTGGAACCAGGGCAATAGGATATGGTAAAATTGAATCTGGTGAAAAATAAGGCCCACCAGGCTTGTCGGGGGTTAAGTCTCTTGGCTTCCCGGAGGTATTCAAGATTCTTGTGATCAGTTAATACAGTAAACATTTGGTGGGCTCCCTCTagccaatgcctccattctTGTAAGGCAAGTTTGATGGCCAGAAGCTGTAAATAATAGGGTGGAGATAAACAATAAACAGTGGAGAAACTTTGAGGATCTCCACCTCTCCAACCCCAGAGTCACAAACAAACAGGTTTCAATTTGAAATGGCATGTCTgccttttattttcaaattaagAAGGGgttcaaaagaaaacattgacaTGAAGTAAAGCATTACGAATAAACccccaaaaatacaaacaaaaacattacctCGGGAGAAGGTCCcgaacaaaagaaaacaaaaatacctCTACCTAAAAGGGGAATAAACATTAacttaaatattcataaaagaaagaaaacaaaacaacataacTTCCCTCACTCCCTAACTAACTATTAAACAGGAGAAAAGTTATGGATATCCTCCACCCTACGTTACCCATAATCTCTTATCTGATCATAAATAACAAACTCAAATAAACGCTATGACACATATTGTGACCAACCAACAAAGAACGCGACAAGCACTAACTCGTCTGGGATTGGAGAGCAGAACAACCTCAAATGCTGCAATGTTGCTCTGCTTTCTCAGCGCTCTCTCTGCAGTTTTATATTGGAATCCTCAGGACACACACCGATCAGTGTGTGGACAGTGCTCACAGGTGAATTTGTACAGGTGGTAGCCATTAACCTATCAGGCAAAcacaatgatgatgatgatacacAGATGAATGAAGACGACGAAGGACGTGACACTTCGTTGCAAAGGTATGTTGTCAAGTAGAGGTTCTGTATAGAACGATGAGACCAGACGAAGGTGAACTAAGGAGTGCTGGCTTATGTAGAGAAGGTACCCTAGTGAAAAAAGTATGCTAAGTAAACTTGCAGCCAGAATAATTATCAGTATATTTCAAGTGTGTTAATGATTAGTTAACTTAAAGTGTGCTATTTtgaaacaactaattttgtactaagtatattttagttgtaATTAAGTTGTATAAAAACACAACTTTAAGTATATTTAGTGTGCTTTTGTGTGCTAAATTGGTACAACTTCAAGTATACTTAGTACACTTTAAGTATATGCCTGTGTAGGGACTAATTACATGCTTGATTAGTGATATTAAAGTgtactttatttgtgttataagtatattttatttgtgttataaatatactttgtgttataagtatactttatttgtgttataagtACACTTTATTTGTGATTTAAGTACATTACAAAtttgtgtaattatacatttgattactttattacaTTTTCTGTACCAGTTTCATGgctgataaaaaatatttatggctggtattaaaaatatttattggcaggtgtggcaaaaagttagttttaggccaTGATTCTGACCTTGACTGTATATGTTAAATCAGATTGACAGGTACAGATGTGGCATGATAAAGATGATGATCTGTCTGAGAGTTTATTCTGATGGTCAATCTGACTGTGTTTTACCTTCTGATGGTTTTGCAACTTTTGATCTTCTAAGAGCTCATGGACAGACACACACTTCCTGACAACATGTACTGAACAGCTGCAATGTTCATATCACAATATTATTACTTTATCTAAACTGTATCTTGTACTTTCCAAATAAATCTGTCCATCTCAGGTTTGATAAGAAAGCTTGTAAATTAATTACTGATTAACATCATCTAAATGTTTTGAAGTGGTCCTTCTACTTAAAGATGTGGCTAAACACCTCCTTCACTGTTTTCACGTACACCTCATCAGTCGGAGGTTTTCTTGCACTGCCGGGCTGCAGGAACTTGCTGATTCTTGGTAAGGCCTTCATTCTTTCCTGGAACGCCTGAGAAACAAATGAAAGGTTATATGAAATTCATAATCATAAtgctgaaaatgaaaaacatttttattaggcCGATAACAGAAATGATCAGTTTGATTCATGGACTTTGGTCAGACAACTCACTGCTTCACTAAACTGAACCAGATTACTCTCTCACTCCCTACTGTATATCCGACATTTAGtactgtgttttttatttgtattaaaaataaattggaATGTTTAATGAAACTTAACATCACTCTATTCTCaaacaaaaatgactgtatgCCAATGTttaaagaggtttttttttttgtaatacatTGTAATAGCCTACTAAAACATGTCAAAAAGTGTCTTTAagtactatgtactaacatttaaatgaatcatttgcaCTTATTGTGAACATATGTATTTACATTGCACTTACATTTACAATACCTGCAtgcaattacagctgtaattattttctgtaattacatcaaTAGTGACACTGTTAAActcttaacccacccttaaacctgcCCATACCAGCAAACCTGTCCTAATCTTACCCGTATCAGCTCAACAACAGCAAGTGTTCATCAACATCAACACAGTAAGTACAtaacaattacttttttgatgtaagaaCACAGTAGTTAAAGACATGTATAAAATCCCTGttgactcttattttgaattcGTTCGTGACATCTCATGTGGGCGGAGTCGTGGACATGCCCAAACAAGTTCAGTAAAAAGACTGTTCTGCCGCTGCAACGAGAGAGATCATAGTTTGTTAGGTGTGTGTGCGTTCTTGACAACGTAAGTTTACATTAATATACATTGCCTtgtgaatgtgtatgtataCAGACGTTTGTATGCATATTCAATGCTATATTGTTTTGCTGTGATATGCACGTGCTAAGAAGAGTTTCGATTAACAGACGGACAAATACGTGATAAAGTTCTGTGTTTCCTGCAAATACCTatactaatgatgctgaaatggATCGCTGGAATATTTGTGCtgatattatatttgtattacaGTTCGATTGTGTTGTTTACGTGATGTTTAACGAGTAGGCCTATTTGATTgtgtcaaagtccctttaagacaagtcatttcactcggcggccatctttgaaacgcctctcgggcatcctgggcatcatgcagctcctatctctttgaatggggaaacatcaaattctccaaagctgtttgccaagctttcgattaaatttcatatttgaaatcaccaatgaaatgtgacaacaactgtctcataaattttttttccaaacgctcaaatcatgacaaaaaacagtatttaggctggatcaagctaatgcgcatgcgcagacctaaatgcgcgtctcttgtgccttatttcggaggcgcgcatctgactgtttctatagaaaccggtgcttctaacggccgctgcagtgacgcgatgactttacaggtcggtgattggctcttattttgaaggcgggacttattccgccatattgcgcgttacactttctcccattcaaaacaatacgagtgacacgtcttgtgttattctatagtctttgattgTGTTCAGCACGATATCATGAGGCAGCAGTTGTTCTATTACTGGAGCAAGAGCTCCGCCTAGTGGGCATTAGTTTAATTTCAGTCTGTATTCCCAATTCAGCGTTGCTTTATTTGTGATGTATATTTGCAAGCATTGCACTTGATATTTgagaagtttatttaatttattattgttattttatttcagaaaccacacacacaaactgtatCAAACCCAAACTGCTGGACTATTGGAACTCTTGAACTTTCGCCTATAAACCTTCTGATCGAGGTTGAGGATTAGATGTTGGCAAGCCAGTGCATCCACGCACATACATCTTTAacaagacacttaatataaaatgtgaCCAAAAATTGTAAAGTATTAAGCAAGTTAAGTCAGTTTTGGGGTTGATGGTCTGTGTGGGAAAGTGTGGAACAGCACCTGGATTTTGGGAAAGGTTGACAGTATTGTAGGGAATATCTCTTGCAGCATCAGAGTGGCTTCCAGAAGGTGAACGTCAGCGCGGCTCAACTGGTTTCCCACCAGGAAATCAGAGTTTGCAAGACCCTAAAAAAGTCATACCAGAAATTGAATGATTTCATTTATCCAGTGTGGAGAATCATGCTTCATAATGGGAGGAATGAAAAGTCAGAGCTTTCAGTACCTTTTCAAACACAGGAAGGAAGCGCTCTTTTGCCTTTTGCTCTATATTACTGAGctgtttctgcttgttttcggatgtaaaataatacattatgaTAATATCCATTAGATCGCTGGTACCCTCTGTATACATGTCAATCCTTCAggacaaaaa from Ctenopharyngodon idella isolate HZGC_01 chromosome 13, HZGC01, whole genome shotgun sequence encodes the following:
- the gsta.1 gene encoding glutathione S-transferase, alpha tandem duplicate 1 isoform X16, whose protein sequence is MSEKVVLHYFNGRGKMESIRWLLAAAGVEFEEVFMTKREHYVKLLDDGALMFQQVPLVEIDGMQLVQSRAIMNYIAGKYNLYGKDLKERALIDMYTEGTSDLMDIIIMYYFTSENKQKQLSNIEQKAKERFLPVFEKGLANSDFLVGNQLSRADVHLLEATLMLQEIFPTILSTFPKIQAFQERMKALPRISKFLQPGSARKPPTDEVYVKTVKEVFSHIFK